From the Pseudomonas marvdashtae genome, the window CTCGGCGTTCGGCAAACCGGCGACCGGGGTGAACGACAGGATGCGGTCCTGCCCGTTCAGCTCGACTTCCTGGACGCCCTTGCCGATGCGCACTGGCGTGCCGGGGTAGATGTCCTTGAGGTTTTTCATCACTTGGTCTTTGTCCGGGCTGACGATGACTTGGCCATCGCCGCTGACCAGGAAGGCATGACCAATGCCGCCGAAATCCACGGAATTGATGATCTTCACCAAGGTTTCCAGGCTCAGGTCACCGCCCACCACGCCGAGCAGTTCACCGTTGTGCTTGACCGGCAGGGCGATGGTCACCACAAGGCCACCCACTGCCGCCAGGTAAGGCGGGGTCAGCATGGTTTTATCGGCGGCCACCGCCTGTTTGTACCAAGGACGCTGACGCGGATCGTAGCCGTCGGGCATCTTGGCGTCCGGACGCTGGGTGAAGACGCCAGTGTTCTGGCCTACGTAAGTGAACTGGAAATTCGAGGTTAACGCCGGTTGATCGACCAGTCCTGGCAAATCGGCGGCAGCGCCCTGATGGGCAATGTTCTGCGCCAGGTTTTCCAGCACCAGGACCCGGCCAGTCATCCAGTTCTGGACGCTGCTGGCGGTCAGGTCACCGGATTGCTCGATAGAAGATTCGAGGCTGCGGCCGATGGTGTTGCGCTGCAGATAATCGTTGTAGAGCGTGAACAGAGCAAAAGCCAGAACCACCACACCAGAGGCGGCCAGGAGGATTTTGTGGCTGAATTTTAGATTCATGGACGGGGCTTCTTATGCAAAAAGTGAGGGTGCATTCCGTTGTGCAACTTCCCTGTAAATGATGGGCAGGATATTGGATCCGCTCCATTTTGGTGCACGCATACCTCTCTGTCGGCCAGCCCGGGGAAAAAATTAGCCCCTTGTACAATTGTCCGACGAGATGGCACTCCACGCTGCTTGGGGCAGGCGAACGGTGGTTGCAAATTTGACTGACCCTGATGACAATGCGACCTATTATCATTTGTGATACCAGGCCGGCGCGTTCATGTCATCTCCCCAGTTTGCAGTACAGGCGCTCTACAGCAGCCATCACGGCTGGCTCCACACATGGTTGCGCAGCCGATTGGGCAATGCCGCCGATGCGGCGGACCTGGCCCAGGACACCTTCGTGCGCCTGCTGCAACGTAGCGAACGCCTGGAACTCAAGACCCCTCGCGCCTTTCTGCGCACCATCGCCCAAGGCCTGGTGATCGACCATTGGCGTCGGGAAGAAATCGAACGTGCCTACCTGGAAACCATCGCGCATTTGCCGGAAGCACAAACGCCCAGCGCCGAAGCCCAGGCGTCGATCCTGGAACTGCTGGAAGCGATTGCCAGGATGCTCGAAGGGCTCAAGCCCAAAGTGCGCAGGGCGTTCCTGCTCGCCCAGTGTGAAGGCCTGACCTACAAGCAGATTGCTGAACAAATGGGCGTCTCGCTGCGGTCGGTGGAGCGTTACGTCGCCGATGCGCTGTACCACTGCTACGTGCTGCGCTATGCAGACTGAGCCAGTGCAGACTCCGCTGGGCCGAGGTCGCGGCCCCTCACAGCAAGTGGTCAAGCAAGCGATCCATTGGCTGCTGCGCCTGCGCAACCATGCCGCCAACCCGGCCTTGCGCCAACAGTGCGAGGCTTGGCGCATCGCTCATCACGATCACGAATTGGCTTGGCAACGGGTGCAATCGCTACACAGTGAATTGACCGCCAACCTGCGAGCCGTGCCCGGCGCCCACGTCGCCCTCGAAACGCTGGAAACCAGCGCCCAGCGCCTCGGCCGGCGCCAGGCCCTGAAGCTGCTGTCTGGCGTGGCCGTGCTGGGCTGCGCCGCCTGGCTGGGCAAAGACCTCGGCTGGCAGCCATGGAACGCCGACTTCGCCACCGCCACGGGCGAGCGACGCGGCTTCCAACTGCCGGACGGCACACGGCTTGAACTCAATACCAACAGCGCCGCCGACCTCGACTACACCGCCACGCAACGCCTGATCACGTTGGCGCGCGGCGAAATAATGGTCACCTGCGGTCGCGATCCCGCGCGCCCATTGTTGGTGAAAAGTCGGCATGGCGAGTTCGAGGGGCTGGAAGGACGCTTCGTCGTGCGCCAAGACAACGATTGCACACGCCTGAGCGTCACCAGTGGTCGGGTCGCCATTGCCTCGCACCGGGACAGCGAGGGTGAGCCGATCCAGGTCAATGCCGGCCAAAGCTATTTGATCACCGCATCGGCAGCGACCCTGGCGCCGCCATTGGACATGGACGCCGGCGCTTGGGCGGACGGATTGATCGTGACGCGAAACATGCGCCTGGAAGATTTTCTCAACGAGGTCAGCCGCTACCGTCGCGGCTACCTGAAATGCGCCGCAGCGGTGGCGGACCTGCGCCTGTCCGGGGTGTTCCGCCTGGACGATATCGACAAGATGCTGGCCGTGCTTCCACGCACGCTGCCGGTGCAATTGCGTTATCGGACCCGCTGGTGGGTCACGGTGGAACGTCCGGCCTGATTTTTTTTTGGCGGGTTTTGCCAAGGCGTCCGGCTAGGACAGTAAGCAACGCTTATCTGCCTTCAGCGACTCCAACGGAAATCCATAATGACTGAGCGCGTAATCCCCAAGACCCCCTTTGGCTGTTCCTCGCAAACAGGCCTGCTGCGCCAGGCCATCCGTGCCACGCTGTTGAGCACCGCGCTGGGCGTCGGCGCCGTGCCGATGCTCGCCGTCGCGGCACAGGATGGCGTCAGCGCCAGTCACCAGAGCTACAACATCCCCGCCGGCCCATTGAGCGAGGTGCTCAACCAGTTCGCCCGCCAGGCCGGCATTACCCTAGCGAGCACGCCCGAGCAAACGGCTGGCATCCAGTCCCCGGGCCTTAAAGGCGAATACTCGGCGGACCAAGCCCTGAACCGACTGCTCAGCGGCTCAGGGTTGGTAGCGGTCGGCCAAGAGGGCAGCGGCTACGTGCTGCAAGCCGAAGCCGCGGACAGCACACTCGCGCTGCCGACTACCGACGTCAAAGGATTTGCCTTGGGCAACGCCCTGGGCAGCATGCAAGGCTACAACGCCACCCACAGCCAGGTCGCGACCAAAACCAGTACCGCGCTGCGCGACACTTCGCAAAGCGTGTCCGTGGTGACCCGCGAGCAAATGGACGACCAAGGCGCGCAAACCGTGTCCCAGGCGATGCGCTATACCCCCGGCGTGTTGACCAACCCCTACGGCGCGACCCACCGCTACGACTACGTGGCGATGCGCGGCTTCAACGACGGCTCGGTGGACAACATCTACCTCGACGGCCTCAAGTCCATGGGCGACAGCGGTACCTACAGTTCCATGCAGGTCGATCCGTATTTCCTCGAGCGGGTGGACATTCTCAAGGGCCCGTCCTCGGTGCTCTATGGTCGCAGTTCACCGGGTGGCCTGGTGGCGCTGACCAGCAAAAAGCCGCTGTACGAGGCTTATCACCAGGTCCAGGCGACCGTCGGCACTCAAGGCCAGCGCGGCATGGGCTTCGATTTCAGCGGGCCGGTGGATGAGGACAAACGCATTGCCTATCGGCTGATTGGCCTGGCGGATACGTCCGATACCCAGTTCGATCACAACAAGGAAAAGCGTTTCGCCCTGGCGCCTACGGTGAGCATCGACTTCACCGAGGACACCTCGCTGACGCTGCAAGCCTACCTGCAACATGATCCCGACGGCGGCTACCACGGGGGCCTGCCGGCCGACGGCATGTTGCATCAACGCAACGGTCGCCGGATCTCGGAACACTTCTTCGAAGGCGAGCCTGGGGTCGACGGCTACGAGCGCGACCAACAGTCGTTCGGTTATCAATTCGAACACCGTTTCAACGACGTCTTCACCGCCCGGCAGAACTTCCGCTACCTGGATTCGCAGGTCACCAACGATCAGGTTTACGCCTTCGGCTGGACCAGCCCCACCAGCAACGAGCTGAACCGTTATTACACCGGTGCCGAAGAGAAGGTGCATTCGTTCATCGTCGATAACATGCTGCAGGCAGAGTTCTTCACCGGGGCGTCCAAGCACACCCTGCTGATGGGCACCGACTACCAGCGGCGCAAAACGGTGGTGGACTGGACCAGCGGCACCCTGGCCCCGGTCCACGCCTTCGACCCGGTCTATGGCAACTCGGCTATCGATAATCGCAATGACACGAGCTATTTGCGGCGTCTGGAGCAAACCGGTGTCTATCTGCAAGACTTGATCGAAATGGACAAGTGGCGCTTCTCCCTCGGCCTGCGCCAGGATTGGGTCGAGACCTCGGACGAAAACCGCATCGCCGAATTCGGTCGCCCGCAAGGCACTGAGATCAATGACAAGCGCACCAAGCTCACTGGCCGCGTCGGGGCGCTGTACCTGTTCGATAACGGCCTGGCGCCGTACATCAGCTATTCCGAGTCGTTCAACCCCAACTCCTACGCCGACAGCGCCGGCAATCCGCTGCCGCCGACCGACGGCAAGCAATGGGAAGTGGGCCTGAAATACCAGCCGCCAGGCACGGATGATTTGTATACCGCCTCGCTGTTTCGCATCGACCAGGAGAACCTCGCGACCAAGCAGCCCCAGGACGACTTCTATCGAGCAGTCGGTGCCGTGCGTTCCCAGGGCCTGGAGTTGGAAGCGCACATGCAACTGACCGAGCAATTCAAGGTGTTGGGCAGCTATACCTTCACTGACATTGAATATTCGAAGTCGATGGTCAGCGACCTGAGCACGCCCACCAACGTCATCGAAAACAAAGGCAACTCACCGACCCAAGCCCCGCGTCACATGGCCTCGGTGTGGGCCGACTACAAGTTCGACAGCGGCGCTCTCGACGGCCTGCGACTGGGCGGGGGCGTGCGTTATGTCGGCTACAGCTGGGTCGACGCGGAGAACACCATGAAGGTGCCGTCGTATACGCTGTTCGATGCCTCGGTTGGGTATGACTTGGGCAAGGTCGGCTTGAAAGGCGTGGATGTACGCCTGAACGCCAACAACCTGACCAACGAAACCTACGTCGCTTCGTGCGCCAGCCTGAATTTCTGCTACATGGGTGAAGAGCGCAACGTGGCGGCCACGGTGAGTTATCAGTTCTGATCCAATCTTCAGGCCAGACGCACTTGTCTGGCCTGAAGGATGGTTACTGTGGCGAGGGCTTGTCTTTGCCCTTAGGCCTGAATCGCCTTCGCCTCCTCCCTCGCAACGCCTCCCTCTCCCACAAACCGATTCGCCCGCCCAAACGTGCCGAAATCATTGAACCGCACGCCCATCTCGCGCATCACCTTGTGCGCCACCGGCACCGTCATCTGGCGGATGTAGAACGGCTCCTTCACCACAAAATGGTGAATGCCGTGGCTGCTGCCGAAATTGAAGCAGAACGCCTGCAACGGCCATAGCCACCACGGGTTGAGCACCTGGGTTTGCTGGATGAAATTGCCTGCCTCGATGTCGCCGTAGTAGTGCATGTTCGAGCTGATGAAGTGCAGGCAAAAGGTGCGCAGCACGTTTGGCCCGATGATCACCACCGCCGCGATATCGATCACGTGCATCACCGCCAAGGTGTTCGCCGACCAGTCGATGGAGGTGCCCAGCAACCCGGCAACTGCGTTGGCGCCATGGAAACCGAGAAACACATACCAGGCGCCCCAGTGCAGCAACGCCAGCGGAAAATAAACCTTCAGCGTGCGCTTGAGGATGCTGCGCTTGTGCGCCCAGGTCTTGGCTCGCAACAGGCGGATGAACGCCGACATCACGTTGTCGCCGACCATCAGCAAGCGTGCCAGCCCCCACGGCTCGCCATTGGTAATGGCGCGCTCTTCCAAGTCCGCTTCGCTGCCGGAAACCTTGTGATGGTTGAGATGCAAATGGCGGCGAATCCACGGATTGATCGTGCTCGGCCGCGCGAGCCACACCAGGCCCATCATCAGGTTGTGAGGCGCGCGCTGCTTGCGAAAATACATGCTGTGGATCAGGTCATGTTCCAATTCATGGGTCAGGGAGGCGAAAAATGCGTTGAGCAGCAGGCAGGCCCAACCGGCTAGGTAACCCGCGATATAGAGCCACGCAGCCCCCATCATTCCCGCCAGGGCAAAGATCAGGATGCCCGCGCCAAGGGCGTCCTGGTGCCGCAAGATCGGGTAGCGCTGGCGCAACGCCTCGCCTCGGGCCAGGACCACTTGGCGAATATGGGCGGCTCGTTGTTGTGCATTCAATCGGTCGGGGCTTGCGCATGTGCCGTGCATGGCTTACATCCTCTGTTATCGATGTGCTCATCCTGCCGGGCGTTGTCTCACAGGGTGGTAGCCGTAAACGCCAACCTGTTGACCGCAAGCGCCAATCGCCATGACGGAACCGACCTCTCTCGCCAGCTGGACCCGCGCCCTGCGCAAACAGCTCGATGCACTGGGCCTGGACAGCCATGCCCTGTGCCTGGAGGCGGGCCTGGATCCGCAATTGATGGACGACCCCAATGCCCGTTATCCGCTCTCGGGCACTACCCGCTTGTGGGCGCTGGCCGTGCAAGCGAGCGGGGACCCGGCGATCGGCCTGCGGGTGTCGCGCTTCGTCAGCCCCACCACCTTTCACGCCCTGGGTTATGCCCTGGTGGCCAGCGGCAGCCTGCGGGAAGTGTTCGAGCGGATCGTGCGCTACCACCCGGTGGTCAGCGATGC encodes:
- a CDS encoding sigma-70 family RNA polymerase sigma factor gives rise to the protein MSSPQFAVQALYSSHHGWLHTWLRSRLGNAADAADLAQDTFVRLLQRSERLELKTPRAFLRTIAQGLVIDHWRREEIERAYLETIAHLPEAQTPSAEAQASILELLEAIARMLEGLKPKVRRAFLLAQCEGLTYKQIAEQMGVSLRSVERYVADALYHCYVLRYAD
- a CDS encoding FecR domain-containing protein, with the translated sequence MQTEPVQTPLGRGRGPSQQVVKQAIHWLLRLRNHAANPALRQQCEAWRIAHHDHELAWQRVQSLHSELTANLRAVPGAHVALETLETSAQRLGRRQALKLLSGVAVLGCAAWLGKDLGWQPWNADFATATGERRGFQLPDGTRLELNTNSAADLDYTATQRLITLARGEIMVTCGRDPARPLLVKSRHGEFEGLEGRFVVRQDNDCTRLSVTSGRVAIASHRDSEGEPIQVNAGQSYLITASAATLAPPLDMDAGAWADGLIVTRNMRLEDFLNEVSRYRRGYLKCAAAVADLRLSGVFRLDDIDKMLAVLPRTLPVQLRYRTRWWVTVERPA
- a CDS encoding TonB-dependent siderophore receptor — translated: MTERVIPKTPFGCSSQTGLLRQAIRATLLSTALGVGAVPMLAVAAQDGVSASHQSYNIPAGPLSEVLNQFARQAGITLASTPEQTAGIQSPGLKGEYSADQALNRLLSGSGLVAVGQEGSGYVLQAEAADSTLALPTTDVKGFALGNALGSMQGYNATHSQVATKTSTALRDTSQSVSVVTREQMDDQGAQTVSQAMRYTPGVLTNPYGATHRYDYVAMRGFNDGSVDNIYLDGLKSMGDSGTYSSMQVDPYFLERVDILKGPSSVLYGRSSPGGLVALTSKKPLYEAYHQVQATVGTQGQRGMGFDFSGPVDEDKRIAYRLIGLADTSDTQFDHNKEKRFALAPTVSIDFTEDTSLTLQAYLQHDPDGGYHGGLPADGMLHQRNGRRISEHFFEGEPGVDGYERDQQSFGYQFEHRFNDVFTARQNFRYLDSQVTNDQVYAFGWTSPTSNELNRYYTGAEEKVHSFIVDNMLQAEFFTGASKHTLLMGTDYQRRKTVVDWTSGTLAPVHAFDPVYGNSAIDNRNDTSYLRRLEQTGVYLQDLIEMDKWRFSLGLRQDWVETSDENRIAEFGRPQGTEINDKRTKLTGRVGALYLFDNGLAPYISYSESFNPNSYADSAGNPLPPTDGKQWEVGLKYQPPGTDDLYTASLFRIDQENLATKQPQDDFYRAVGAVRSQGLELEAHMQLTEQFKVLGSYTFTDIEYSKSMVSDLSTPTNVIENKGNSPTQAPRHMASVWADYKFDSGALDGLRLGGGVRYVGYSWVDAENTMKVPSYTLFDASVGYDLGKVGLKGVDVRLNANNLTNETYVASCASLNFCYMGEERNVAATVSYQF
- a CDS encoding fatty acid desaturase, translating into MHGTCASPDRLNAQQRAAHIRQVVLARGEALRQRYPILRHQDALGAGILIFALAGMMGAAWLYIAGYLAGWACLLLNAFFASLTHELEHDLIHSMYFRKQRAPHNLMMGLVWLARPSTINPWIRRHLHLNHHKVSGSEADLEERAITNGEPWGLARLLMVGDNVMSAFIRLLRAKTWAHKRSILKRTLKVYFPLALLHWGAWYVFLGFHGANAVAGLLGTSIDWSANTLAVMHVIDIAAVVIIGPNVLRTFCLHFISSNMHYYGDIEAGNFIQQTQVLNPWWLWPLQAFCFNFGSSHGIHHFVVKEPFYIRQMTVPVAHKVMREMGVRFNDFGTFGRANRFVGEGGVAREEAKAIQA